One window of the Trifolium pratense cultivar HEN17-A07 linkage group LG2, ARS_RC_1.1, whole genome shotgun sequence genome contains the following:
- the LOC123907233 gene encoding transcription factor MYB108-like codes for MDVKGRGNKNNLMMSSSDQEDEMDLRRGPWTVDEDLTLMNYIATHGEGRWNTLANSAGLKRTGKSCRLRWLNYLRPDIRRGNITLEEQLLILELHTRWGNRWSKIAQYLPGRTDNEIKNYWRTRVQKLAKQLKCDVNSKQFKDTMRYLWMPRLVERIQAAAVATTTTTTVATNAIYNYTNNINHSAKIMGSTPTITNNEFVSSQPHMTQSYTLERSNTTASSDSFENKVSTISDLGDNNHNYYASFGNNDNPNPNLDYYQPFHQSSGLFYPEFDFQSMEPNTPWMQNGDSSDIFWNSENMLFLQQQLMNNTM; via the exons ATGGATGTAAAGGGAAGAGGAAACAAAAACAACCTTATGATGAGTAGTAGTgatcaagaggatgagatggaCCTTAGAAGAGGGCCATGGACCGTGGATGAAGACTTAACCCTCATGAATTACATTGCTACTCATGGTGAAGGTCGTTGGAATACCCTAGCCAACTCTGCTG GTCTCAAACGAACGGGAAAGAGTTGTAGATTAAGGTGGTTGAACTATCTTCGACCTGATATTAGACGTGGAAACATCACACTCGAAGAACAACTTTTGATCCTCGAGCTCCATACTCGTTGGGGTAACAG ATGGTCGAAAATAGCCCAATATTTACCCGGAAGAACGGACAACGAAATAAAGAATTATTGGAGAACTCGTGTACAAAAACTTGCGAAACAACTCAAATGTGATGTCAATAGCAAGCAATTCAAGGACACCATGCGCTACCTTTGGATGCCAAGGCTAGTCGAACGAATTCAAGCAGCAGCCGTCGCCACTACCACCACAACAACTGTCGCCACCAATGCCATATACAACTACACCAACAATATTAATCACAGCGCCAAAATAATGGGTTCAACTCCAACAATTACAAACAATGAATTTGTGAGTTCACAACCACACATGACACAAAGTTATACCCTAGAGAGAAGCAACACAACCGCATCATCGGATTCATTTGAGAATAAGGTTTCAACAATATCAGATTTGGGTGATAATAATCATAATTATTATGCAAGTTTTGGTAATAACGATAACCCTAATCCTAATTTAGATTATTATCAACCCTTTCATCAATCGTCAGGATTGTTCTATCCAGAATTCGATTTCCAATCCATGGAACCAAACACGCCGTGGATGCAAAATGGGGACTCATCCGACATTTTTTGGAATTCTGAAAACATGTTGTTTTTACAACAACAACTCATGAATAACACCATGTAA
- the LOC123907232 gene encoding alkaline/neutral invertase A, mitochondrial produces the protein MTTGRILTKTPLISGFSPINKFSDSRMMSVLSRSSYRYYRCNTKIVGYIHVTSLNRRDFSVPDSNGVQSRNFSNIFCVNIGRVRPRVVSLIPNVASDFRNQSTSVDSNVNDKSFENIFIQSSLNPKPLVFDRIDTDDQSKLEEVDGSKVNLDIKLNDLSENKDERELSEIEKEAWKLLRTAVVTYCGNPVGTVAANDPADKQPLNYDQVFIRDFVPSALAFLLNGEGEIVKNFLLHTLQLQSWEKTVDCYSPGQGLMPASFKVRTIPLDGSNEAFEDVSDPDFGESAIGRVAPVDSGLWWIILLRAYGKLTGDYSLQERVDVQTGIRLILKLCLTDGFDMFPSLLVTDGSCMIDRRMGIHGHPLEIQALFYSALRCSREMLIVNDTTSSLVAAVSNRLSALSFHMREYYWVNMKKINEIYRYKTEEYSTDAVNKFNIYPEQIPSWLVDWISEEGGYFIGNLQPAHMDFRFFTLGNLWAIVSSLGSKRQNEGILNLIEAKWDDIIGQMPLKICYPALEGEEWRIITGCDPKNTPWSYHNGGSWPTLIWQFTLACIKMGRSDLAQKAVNLAEKRLCEDRWPEYYDTRNGKFIGKQSRLMQTWTIAGFLTSKMLLKNPEKASLLFWEEDFEILHNCVCMLNKTGRRKCSRFAARSKILV, from the exons ATGACTACTGGTAGAATCCTAACTAAAACCCCATTGATTTCTGGGTTTTCTCCAATTAATAAGTTTAGTGATTCAAGAATGATGAGTGTATTGTCCAGATCAAGCTATAGATATTATAGATGTAATACTAAGATTGTAGGTTATATACATGTGACTAGTTTGAATCGGCGAGATTTTAGTGTTCCCGATTCGAATGGGGTTCAATCTAGGAATTTTAGCaatattttttgtgttaataTTGGTAGGGTTAGGCCGAGGGTTGTATCATTGATACCGAATGTAGCTTCGGATTTTAGAAACCAGTCTACATCGGTTGATTCTAATGTTAATGACAAAAGCTTTGAGAATATTTTTATTCAAAGCAGTTTGAATCCAAAGCCTTTGgtgtttgatagaattgatacTGATGATCAAAGTAAATTGGAGGAAGTTGATGGATCGAAAGTAAATTTAGATATTAAATTGAATGATTTGAGTGAGAATAAAGATGAGAGGGAGCTTTCTGAGATTgaaaaggaagcttggaagttGCTTCGAACGGCTGTTGTTACTTACTGTGGGAATCCAGTTGGGACTGTTGCTGCTAATGATCCTGCTGATAAACAACCTCTGAATTATGATCAAGTCTTTATCCGTGATTTTGTTCCATCTGCGCTTGCCTTTCTGCTCAATGGTGAAGGGGAAATTGTCAAGAATTTTCTACTTCACACATTGCAATTGCAG AGTTGGGAGAAGACTGTTGACTGTTACAGCCCAGGGCAAGGGTTGATGCCAGCGAGCTTCAAAGTTAGAACTATCCCTCTTGATGGAAGCAATGAAGCATTTGAGGATGTTTCAGATCCTGATTTTGGTGAATCAGCTATAGGCCGTGTTGCCCCTGTTGATTCAg GATTGTGGTGGATTATATTGTTGAGAGCATATGGGAAGTTAACGGGTGACTATTCATTGCAAGAGAGAGTGGATGTCCAGACAGGCATAAGACTGATCCTTAAGTTGTGTCTAACTGATGGATTTGACATGTTTCCTTCTCTACTAGTCACTGATGGTTCCTGCATGATTGATAGAAGGATGGGAATTCACGGTCACCCTCTTGAGATCCAG GCATTATTTTACTCAGCTTTACGCTGTTCTCGTGAGATGCTGATAGTGAATGATACAACTAGTAGTCTGGTGGCTGCCGTCAGTAATCGTTTGAGTGCACTCTCCTTTCACATGAGAGAGTACTATTGGGTTAACATGAAAAAGATTAATGAAATATATCGCTACAAAACGGAAGAGTATTCTACTGATGCTGTCAACAAATTTAACATCTATCCAGAGCAAATTCCTTCATGGCTCGTGGACTGGATATCTGAGGAAGGTGGATATTTCATCGGAAATCTGCAACCTGCTCACATGGACTTTAGGTTTTTCACACTTGGAAACCTTTGGGCCATTGTCTCTTCTTTAGGGTCAAAAAGACAGAATGAGGGCATTTTGAATTTAATAGAGGCCAAATGGGATGATATCATTGGTCAAATGCCTCTCAAGATATGCTATCCAGCATTGGAGGGCGAGGAGTGGCGTATAATCACTGGTTGTGACCCCAAGAACAC CCCTTGGTCATATCACAATGGCGGATCTTGGCCGACACTTATCTGGCAG TTCACTCTAGCATGCATCAAGATGGGTAGGTCAGATTTAGCACAGAAAGCAGTTAATTTAGCAGAAAAAAGGCTTTGTGAGGATAGATGGCCAGAATATTATGATACTAGAAATGGGAAGTTTATTGGGAAGCAATCGAGGTTGATGCAGACATGGACTATAGCTGGTTTCCTTACTTCAAAGATGCTTCTAAAGAATCCAGAGAAAGCATCTTTGTTGTTTTGGGAAGAGGATTTTGAAATTCTTCACAATTGTGTCTGCATGCTTAACAAAACTGGTAGAAGGAAGTGTTCACGTTTTGCAGCAAGATCAAAGATTCTTGTTTAA
- the LOC123907234 gene encoding gibberellin 2-beta-dioxygenase 2-like: MVLASPKPIRNETILPSDVIPIVDLKGERCEVIKQIVKASEEYGFFKVINHGISDETIDKMEEAGFNFFAKPMSQKKQASPAYGCKNIGFNGDIGEVEYLLLNANTSSIAQISKTISNDDPNFRYRVSSYTEAVKEVACEILELMAEGLGVPDTKVFSSLIKDIESDSVLRLNHYPPKDKSHSNNVGFGEHSDPQILTILRSNDVSGLQISLQHGLWIPVNPDPSALCVNVGDVLEVMTNGRFVSVRHRAMTNSYKTRMSMAYFGAPPLNASIVAPPVLVTPHRPSLFRTFTWADYKKATYSLRLGDTRIQLFRANMS; encoded by the exons atggtgCTAGCATCACCAAAACCAATTAGGAATGAAACAATTTTACCAAGTGATGTTATTCCTATAGTGGACCTTAAAGGTGAAAGGTGTGAAGTAATAAAACAAATTGTGAAAGCAAGTGAAGAGTATGGTTTTTTTAAGGTGATAAACCATGGTATTAGTGATGAAACTATTGATAAAATGGAAGAAGCAGGATTTAATTTCTTTGCAAAACCAATGAGTCAAAAGAAACAAGCTTCACCTGCTTATGGTTGTAAGAACATAGGATTTAATGGTGACATTGGTGAGGTTGAGTATCTTCTTCTCAATGCTAATACTTCTTCTATTGCTCAAATATCCAAAACTATTTCCAATGATGATCCTAACTTCAG GTATAGAGTGAGTTCATATACAGAAGCAGTGAAAGAGGTGGCATGTGAGATACTAGAGTTAATGGCAGAGGGTTTGGGGGTCCCTGATACAAAGGTATTCAGCAGTTTAATAAAGGATATTGAAAGTGACTCAGTTCTTAGGCTAAATCACTACCCACCTAAGGACAAGTCACATTCCAACAATGTTGGCTTTGGGGAGCATTCTGACCCTCAGATTTTGACCATTCTTAGATCTAATGACGTTTCTGGTCTTCAAATCTCTCTTCAACATGGTCTCTGGATTCCTGTTAACCCTGACCCCTCTGCTCTCTGTGTTAATGTAGGTGATGTCCTTGAG GTTATGACAAATGGAAGATTTGTAAGCGTGAGACATAGGGCAATGACAAACTCATACAAAACTAGAATGTCAATGGCATATTTTGGGGCTCCACCTCTAAATGCTTCCATTGTTGCTCCACCAGTTTTGGTTACACCTCACAGGCCCTCTCTCTTCAGAACATTTACTTGGGCCGATTACAAAAAAGCTACTTACTCTCTAAGACTTGGTGACACTAGAATTCAACTTTTTAGAGCAAACATGTCATGA